In Drosophila teissieri strain GT53w chromosome 2R, Prin_Dtei_1.1, whole genome shotgun sequence, the following proteins share a genomic window:
- the LOC122615061 gene encoding RNA-binding protein fusilli isoform X5, with protein sequence MALKRHKHHIGSRYIEVYRASGEDFLAIAGGASNEAQAFLSKGAQVIIRMRGLPYDATAKQVLDFFTAGDTPPCHVLDGNEGVLFVKKPDGRATGDAFVLFAHESDASKALCRHRESIGQRYIELFRSTTAEVQQVLNRSMDPKNYESGGGHSQPPLIAQLPTMQLPLLPQVGAHSLSHSLGASPANLCPPVPPPALPLPTQHLITSGTTKNCIRLRGLPYEAMVEHILHFLDDFAKHIIYQGVHMVINAQGQPSGEAFIQMDLEESARLCAQRRHHHYMMFGKKYRYIEVFQCSGDDMNMVLNGGLASPVAQPPPPHLGHAHKQQSLLAATTGMFSSAGQSPTTVAAGTAQSPLGGTHTHTHPHSHAHAHAPGHAHAAAAAAAHHGLSASSAMLPGLSAAASASGLASFMSAGQQSAAAAAHSAASLQNAAVALAPQGYALNPFSLPPPGSAAAAAASTPALLAQQQAQFIAQQSLLVRQQAAAAALAAEQQQQQQQQQQLYASAMLQQHPLYLQQQQQQQQLYASAMLQQGQPQFVLMQRPSTYLPPFPLSYMSAAGAASGVGVAPGAAVAGSAAAASPSASNSALGQSMKRSYENAFQQEAAGAAAAASAAKRALTRQPSSVYSYYNSGI encoded by the exons ATGGCGCTCAAGCGGCACAAGCACCACATCGGCAGCCGCTACATCGAGGTGTACCGGGCATCGGGAGAGGATTTCCTGGCCATTGCCGGCGGGGCCTCCAATGAGGCGCAGGCCTTCCTATCGAAGGGCGCCCAGGTGATCATCCGGATGCGAGGATTGCCCTACGACGCCACCGCCAAGCAAGTG CTGGACTTCTTCACTGCTGGGGATACGCCGCCCTGTCATGTTCTCGACGGGAACGAGGGCGTGCTGTTCGTTAAGAAGCCGGATGGACGGGCCACAGGTGATGCCTTCGTGCTGTTCGCACACGAGTCGGACGCGTCCAAGGCGCTGTGCCGGCACCGTGAGTCCATTGGGCAGCGGTACATTGAGCTATTCCGCTCCACGACCGCCGAGGTGCAGCAGGTGCTCAACCGGTCGATGGATCCCAAGAACTATGAGTCTGGTGGCGGGCACAGCCAGCCGCCGTTGATCGCCCAACTGCCCACGATGCAGCTACCGCTGCTGCCGCAGGTGGGTGCCCACAGCCTCAGCCACAGCCTCGGAGCCAGCCCCGCTAACCTGTGCCCCCCCGTGCCACCTCCCGCTCTCCCTCTCCCCACACAGCACCTCATCACCTCGGGCACCACCAAGAACTGCATCCGACTGCGCGGACTGCCCTACGAGGCGATGGTCGAGCACATCCTGCATTTCCTCGACGACTTTGCAAAGCACATCATTTACCAAGGTGTCCATATGGTGATCAATGCTCAG gGCCAACCAAGCGGTGAGGCCTTCATCCAGATGGACTTGGAGGAGTCAGCTCGCCTGTGTGCTCAGCGCAGACACCACCATTATATGATGTTCGGCAAGAAGTATCGCTACATCGAGGTGTTCCAGTGTTCCGGCGACGACATGAACATGGTCCTCAACGGAGGGCTGGCCTCTCCGGTGGCACAACCGCCGCCGCCTCACCTTGGCCACGCTCACAAGCAGCAATCACTGCTGGCCGCCACTACGGGTATGTTCAGTTCGGCGGGTCAGTCGCCGACGACCGTAGCCGCCGGTACCGCTCAGTCGCCGCTCGGCGGcactcatacacacactcacccgcACTCACATGCGCATGCGCACGCCCCGGGCCACGCCCATgcggcagccgccgccgccgcccaccaCGGATTGTCCGCCTCATCGGCTATGCTGCCGGGTCTTTCGGCTGCCGCTTCCGCCTCCGGTCTGGCCTCCTTCATGTCAGCCGGACAGCAGTCGGCAGCCGCAGCTGCTCATTCCGCTGCCTCGTTGCAAAATGCCGCCGTGGCCTTGGCTCCTCAGGGTTACGCCCTCAATCCCTTCTCGCTGCCGCCGCCAGGatctgcggctgctgcagcagcttccACTCCCGCGCTGCTGGCCCAACAGCAGGCTCAGTTCATAGCCCAGCAAAGCTTGTTGGTGCGACAGcaggcggcagctgctgccttGGCCgctgaacagcagcagcaacagcagcagcagcaacaactctATGCCAGTGCAATGCTGCAACAGCATCCGCTGTacttgcaacagcagcagcagcaacagcaattgtATGCCAGTGCCATGTTGCAACAGGGTCAGCCCCAATTCGTGCTCATGCAGAGGCCTTCTACCTACTTGCCGCCCTTTCCGCTCAGCTATATGTCCGCTGCGGGGGCGGCATCGGGCGTTGGAGTGgcgccaggagcagcagtggccggatcggcagcagcagcatcgccTTCCGCCAGCAACTCTGCGCTGGGTCAATCGATGAAGCGCTCGTACGAGAACGCCTTTCAGCAGGAGGCAGCGggagcggcagcggcggccagTGCTGCCAAACGGGCCTTAACCCGCCAGCCCAGCAGTGTTTACTCGTACTATAATTCGGGGATCTAG